GCTGTGCATCAAGCACGATATGATACAATTCTTTTTGTTTTTGCGATGCCTTGCCGACGCAGACTGTTCGCGTGATATCAGAATGATATCCTTGATATACCGCACCGAAATCCATTGTCACCAATTCGCCTTCTTGAATAACTTTGTTCGATGCCGTACCATGCGGCAGAGAACCACGCACACCCGATGCCACGATCGTCGGAAAAGCAGGTCTTTCCGAGCCTAATCTTCGCATCCGATACTCAAGTTCCGCGGCAACTTCCATCTCCGTCATTCCCGCTTTGATGACCGACAGCACTTCATTGAACGCTTGATCCGAGATACTGACAGCTTTTTTAATCAATTCGATCTCTGTTTCATCTTTGATGTTACGAAGCGAATCGAGTTCCGTCGCTATCCACTTTCTATCGGGAAGCTCACTCGAGAGCGCAAGATACGTTTCGAGTTGCATATGGTTCTGCTCAACGAGGACTTGGGAAGCACATTTTTTCAATACATCAACGACTTCTGCCGCCAATGCACGTTCCTGCTTTACGATCACAAAGCCGTTCGTTTCCTGCTCGGCTTGTTCCGTATAACGAAAATCTGTAATCAGGATCGCATCTTCTTCGGTAATGACAAGTGCACCTTCACCACCCGAAAATCCGCTGAAATACTGCATATTTTCAGGTTTCGTTACCAGAACACCGTCTGCACCGACCGCGACCAGCTTCGCTCGCAATCTCTGAAGTCTGGCTTGCATCTTATACACCTCTTTCGATGATACGTTTCGCAGCCATGATCGCCAACAGATAGCTGTCTGCACCAAATCCGCAGATCTGGCCGACCACAACAGGTGCGATCACCGAATGATGTCTGAATTCTTCACGCTTATGGATATTAGACAGATGTACTTCGATCGCAGGTACAGATACAGACGCCAGTGCATCGCGGATAGCGATACTGTAATGCGTGAACGCACCTGCATTGAGAATGATGACCTGATATTTACCGTCTGCACCATGGATCTGCTCGATCAATTCACCTTCGAAATTCGATTGACAAAAGTCGACCGACAAGCCTTCTTTATTGGCAAAAGCTTCGATTTGATCGTTGATATCGGCAAGCGTCGTATGCCCATATACCTCAGGCTCACGCTTACCGAGCAAGTTCAGATTCGGTCCATGCAAGACCAATACGTTTTTTTTCATATCATTCACCCAATCAGTCAATAATAAGCCCTTATATTCTAGCATATTTTTTCCTATTTGACTAGAAAAACATATTTCTTTTACTGAATTATTTCCATTATTTCACGAAATATCGGCGCAGCAACACCTCCGCCCGACTTTCCTTCTTCTATCATAACAGTACATACATAACGCGGCGCCTGACGTGGAAAGTATCCGCTAAACCACGCATGATTGACAGACTTGCCGTCAGGAGTCTTTCTTCCCGTTTCTGCACTTCCCGTTTTACCCGCCGCTTGTCCGCGTTTTGTTTGTGCTGACCTGCCTGTCCCATCATCAACAGCAGACGCAAGCATCGTCTGCACCGACCGAATGATCTTCCTATCAATGATTCGTCTACCTTCTTCTCGTTTCGTATCCATCAAGAGCCGCGGCACAACATCATATCCACCGTTTGCTACGATAGCCATCATTTTCGTAACCTGCATTGGTGTCGCAAGCAACTCCCCTTGCCCAATCGCAAGGTTCGCAACTTCGCCGATATACAGCGGTTCTTCCGGCAGATTGCCCGATTCCTCCTCGCTATATCCCGCTATCGTCTGCTCCCCAAATCCAAGTCTTCTCGCCATATCAACAAGACACGCTCCTCCGATCTTCGTTCCGACCTGAATAAAAACAGAATTACTTGAGTGTGCCATAGCCTCTGTCAAAGTCAGTTCACGACTGTTATACCCCTCTCGATCATCCCATCCATGGAAGGTGATTCCCGCTACTTCGATGCGCCCTGCGTCTTCCCATTTATCCTGCATCGTGACTGCACCTGACGCCAAACCCGCCATAGCCGTCACTACCTTGAATACCGATCCAAGCGCAGCAGGATGAACAGCACGATTCAAAAAAGGAGCATTCGTTGCCGTCAGATAATCAGATATTTGTCCCATGCGAAAGGTCGGGCGCGACACCATCGCCAAAACATCACCATCGACACTCATCACAACGACCGCCCCATTCAAACGATGCTTATCCATCACTTCTCCGACAGCTCGCTGCAACTTCCAATCAAGCGTCAATGTCACTCGGCTTTTCTCACTACCTGCCGACATACGATACGGCACACCGCGAATGATTCGCCCTGCACCATCCATCACAACTTGAATGTACTCTTCTGACTTTCCCTTAAGCATTGCATCACACATTTGTTCAATACCACCGACACCAACACGATTCTTATCCTGTACATATCCCATCACATGCGAAGCTTTCATATGCGGATCGTATCGATCGCTCTTCTGAAAAACGAATATCCCCTTTATACGTAAAGTCTGCTTGGGTATATTGGTAACCGATATGCAAAACGGATCTCCCTTTTCACAAAGTTGTTCGAGCTCTTCTCGGCTTCGCATCGTCATCTCTGTCAAACATGATATTGCCGATTCTGTATCATCTATATTAGACGGGAAAACAGCCGCATAAAACGATTCACTCTGATTTGTGATACGTACACCGTTTCTATCATAGAGCTCGCCCCGCTCATATAGAAGCTCTGCACATAGCAAATGAGCTTCAACACATTTTTCGGCAAGCGTCCCCCCCATACAGAGCGAAAGATACCCCACTCTTATCATCATTGCTATCAACATTCCTGCTAATATCACACGAATGATCGTCAGTCGTCCCAATAAAAAAGCCACACTACCACCTCGCGGGAATAGTATGGCTTATTCTTATCATTTCCTTGCTTATTTCTTTTTGCACGCACGGCGGATCATCGCAAACGGCTCAACCGGTCTGTCGAACTTAATACGAACGATCTGCTGCGGATGCGGTGCAACAGAAATTTCTTCTCCGTTTTCGTCGAACATGTTCGTCAATACCTGCGTAAACGTTTCATTGTTCGGCTGAAAAACTTCGATCGTTTCGCCGACTTTCATATTATTACGTTGTTCCACAGTTGCATATCCTTCTGCGTCCGTTGCCGTCTTCACCAGGCCAACAAAGTCATGCGTCTGCTGATACGAAGAAGTACCATATATCTGATCATCTTCCGTCGTCTTATGCTCATAGAAACCTTCTGTATAATCGCGATGCGATACCTTGAGAAGCTCATCGAGCCACTCTTGTTTCGGCTGATATCCTTTCGGATCAGCAAAATATGCATCAATAGCACGGCGATATGCATTGACCACAGTCGCTACATAATGAACGCTCTTCATACGGCCTTCGATCTTAAAGCTATCGATACCGCAATCAATGAGTTCGGGCAATCGTTCAAAAAGACATAAGTCTTTAGAATTGAAGATATACGTTCCGTTATCATCTTCCATGATGGGAAAAAACTCGTTCGGACGTTTTTCCTCAACGAGATTATATTTCCAACGACACGGCTGAGCGCATTGACCGCGGTTCGAATCACGCTGCGTCAAATAGTTGCTAAGCAAACAACGACCCGAATACGAAATACACATTGCACCATGTACGAATACTTCCAATTCAGCCTTACAGCTGCGGCGGATCTCCGTCATTTCGCGAAGGGACAACTCACGCGCCAAAACAACACGCGATGCACCGAAGTCTTCCCAGAAACGTACCGACGACCAGTTCGTAGAATTCGCTTGTGTGCTGATGTGGATCGGCATATCGGGAATCGTATCCTGCACCATACGGAATACACCCGGATCAGCAACGATAACACCATCGACACCACAGTTGCGAATACTACGCAGAT
The window above is part of the Selenomonadales bacterium genome. Proteins encoded here:
- a CDS encoding aminopeptidase P family protein; translation: MQARLQRLRAKLVAVGADGVLVTKPENMQYFSGFSGGEGALVITEEDAILITDFRYTEQAEQETNGFVIVKQERALAAEVVDVLKKCASQVLVEQNHMQLETYLALSSELPDRKWIATELDSLRNIKDETEIELIKKAVSISDQAFNEVLSVIKAGMTEMEVAAELEYRMRRLGSERPAFPTIVASGVRGSLPHGTASNKVIQEGELVTMDFGAVYQGYHSDITRTVCVGKASQKQKELYHIVLDAQLNGLAAVCAGKKNHTVDMAARYVITQHGYAERFGHGLGHGVGLEIHEWPRLSPKAEPMMLESGMVVTVEPGIYIPEWGGIRIEDTVVVTSNGCNKLTQSTKKLLEL
- the aroQ gene encoding type II 3-dehydroquinate dehydratase; the protein is MKKNVLVLHGPNLNLLGKREPEVYGHTTLADINDQIEAFANKEGLSVDFCQSNFEGELIEQIHGADGKYQVIILNAGAFTHYSIAIRDALASVSVPAIEVHLSNIHKREEFRHHSVIAPVVVGQICGFGADSYLLAIMAAKRIIERGV
- a CDS encoding penicillin-binding protein 2; this translates as MAFLLGRLTIIRVILAGMLIAMMIRVGYLSLCMGGTLAEKCVEAHLLCAELLYERGELYDRNGVRITNQSESFYAAVFPSNIDDTESAISCLTEMTMRSREELEQLCEKGDPFCISVTNIPKQTLRIKGIFVFQKSDRYDPHMKASHVMGYVQDKNRVGVGGIEQMCDAMLKGKSEEYIQVVMDGAGRIIRGVPYRMSAGSEKSRVTLTLDWKLQRAVGEVMDKHRLNGAVVVMSVDGDVLAMVSRPTFRMGQISDYLTATNAPFLNRAVHPAALGSVFKVVTAMAGLASGAVTMQDKWEDAGRIEVAGITFHGWDDREGYNSRELTLTEAMAHSSNSVFIQVGTKIGGACLVDMARRLGFGEQTIAGYSEEESGNLPEEPLYIGEVANLAIGQGELLATPMQVTKMMAIVANGGYDVVPRLLMDTKREEGRRIIDRKIIRSVQTMLASAVDDGTGRSAQTKRGQAAGKTGSAETGRKTPDGKSVNHAWFSGYFPRQAPRYVCTVMIEEGKSGGGVAAPIFREIMEIIQ
- a CDS encoding U32 family peptidase, whose product is MKKPELLAPAGNMEKLKMACIYGADAVFLAGKQFGLRAFSDNFTLVEMAEAVQFAHRMGKKVYVTVNMYPHNSDLIELPRYLRSIRNCGVDGVIVADPGVFRMVQDTIPDMPIHISTQANSTNWSSVRFWEDFGASRVVLARELSLREMTEIRRSCKAELEVFVHGAMCISYSGRCLLSNYLTQRDSNRGQCAQPCRWKYNLVEEKRPNEFFPIMEDDNGTYIFNSKDLCLFERLPELIDCGIDSFKIEGRMKSVHYVATVVNAYRRAIDAYFADPKGYQPKQEWLDELLKVSHRDYTEGFYEHKTTEDDQIYGTSSYQQTHDFVGLVKTATDAEGYATVEQRNNMKVGETIEVFQPNNETFTQVLTNMFDENGEEISVAPHPQQIVRIKFDRPVEPFAMIRRACKKK